Proteins found in one Acidobacteriota bacterium genomic segment:
- the purD gene encoding phosphoribosylamine--glycine ligase, with translation MRVLVVGSGGREHALAWKIARSSRVDKLYCAPGNPGTMKVADNIPLADTNIEALAEFASSKRVHLTVVGPESPLVLGIVDEFENRGLRIFGASKNAAELEGSKVFAKLFMARHRIPTADFLIADSFEKAAKFLESGEIKPPLVIKADGLAAGKGAVVCMDKKTAMDTARAMLVDGAYGAAGQRVVIEDFLAGREVSFIVVCDGTRIVPLVTTMDHKTVFDGDRGPNTGGMGAISPSPHMTETEYNQIMDRIIFPTVMRMREEGRKIKGVLYAGVMLTTDGPKVLEFNCRFGDPETQAQMIRLESDILDLLEGTVEENLLERDVRWSRRPSACVVAASGGYPLNFEKGKVISGLDEAEAMTGITVFHAGTSFDEEVYYTHGGRVLSVCASEPTMAKTMTRIYEALEKIRFDDMHYRRDIGRSGGSPKQENVS, from the coding sequence ATGAGAGTGTTAGTCGTCGGTTCGGGCGGGCGCGAACATGCCCTGGCCTGGAAAATCGCCCGGAGTTCCCGGGTTGACAAGCTCTATTGCGCTCCGGGAAACCCCGGGACCATGAAGGTCGCCGACAACATCCCCCTCGCCGACACGAACATCGAGGCTCTAGCCGAATTCGCATCCTCCAAGCGGGTCCATCTCACGGTCGTCGGCCCGGAGTCGCCTCTCGTCCTGGGCATTGTCGACGAATTCGAAAACCGCGGGCTGCGCATTTTCGGCGCATCCAAGAATGCGGCCGAGCTCGAGGGCAGCAAGGTTTTCGCCAAGCTGTTCATGGCCCGCCACCGCATCCCCACGGCCGATTTCCTGATTGCCGACTCTTTCGAGAAAGCCGCCAAATTCCTGGAATCCGGAGAGATCAAGCCGCCGCTCGTCATCAAGGCCGACGGCCTCGCGGCCGGAAAAGGGGCCGTCGTCTGCATGGACAAGAAAACGGCCATGGACACGGCCCGGGCCATGCTCGTCGACGGCGCATACGGGGCGGCCGGACAGCGGGTGGTCATCGAGGATTTTTTAGCCGGCCGGGAGGTCTCGTTCATCGTCGTCTGCGACGGCACCCGCATCGTGCCCCTGGTCACGACCATGGACCACAAAACCGTATTCGACGGCGACCGGGGACCGAACACGGGCGGCATGGGGGCGATCTCGCCGTCGCCGCACATGACCGAAACGGAATACAACCAGATCATGGACCGGATCATCTTCCCCACCGTCATGCGCATGAGGGAGGAAGGCCGCAAGATCAAGGGCGTCCTTTACGCCGGCGTGATGCTCACGACCGACGGGCCCAAAGTCCTCGAATTCAACTGCCGTTTCGGTGATCCTGAAACCCAGGCCCAGATGATTCGGCTGGAAAGCGACATCCTCGACCTTCTGGAAGGGACGGTGGAGGAGAATCTCCTGGAGCGGGATGTCCGCTGGAGCCGCCGGCCTTCGGCCTGCGTCGTCGCCGCCTCGGGGGGCTATCCCCTGAACTTCGAAAAAGGCAAGGTGATTTCCGGTCTGGACGAGGCCGAGGCCATGACGGGGATCACGGTTTTTCACGCCGGAACGAGTTTCGACGAAGAGGTCTATTATACGCACGGCGGCCGGGTTTTGAGCGTCTGCGCCTCGGAGCCGACCATGGCCAAAACGATGACCCGGATCTACGAGGCCCTGGAGAAGATCCGTTTCGACGATATGCACTACCGCCGGGACATCGGCCGGTCCGGCGGTTCCCCAAAACAGGAGAATGTATCATGA
- the purE gene encoding 5-(carboxyamino)imidazole ribonucleotide mutase, translating to MSVAVFMGSDSDFEMLRDGLGILKEFGVPFIVEVTSAHRTPERTIRLIREAEDSGVEVFIAAAGKAAHLAGVVAAHTVRPVIGVPVESTALAGMDALFSTVQMPKGIPVATMALGKAGGSNAALLAVQILAVKDPALRRKLEESRRRMAEDVEASSRRLRDKL from the coding sequence ATGAGTGTCGCCGTTTTCATGGGCAGCGATTCCGACTTCGAGATGCTCCGGGACGGTCTGGGCATCCTGAAGGAATTCGGTGTGCCCTTCATCGTCGAGGTGACCTCGGCCCACCGCACCCCGGAACGCACGATCCGCCTCATCCGCGAGGCCGAAGACTCGGGTGTCGAGGTTTTCATCGCGGCGGCCGGGAAAGCCGCCCATCTGGCCGGAGTTGTGGCCGCTCACACCGTCCGCCCGGTGATCGGCGTTCCCGTGGAAAGCACCGCCCTGGCCGGGATGGACGCCCTGTTTTCGACCGTCCAGATGCCGAAAGGCATTCCCGTGGCCACCATGGCCCTGGGAAAAGCCGGCGGCTCGAACGCCGCGCTTCTGGCCGTCCAGATTCTGGCCGTCAAGGATCCGGCCCTGCGCCGGAAACTCGAAGAGTCGCGCCGCCGCATGGCCGAGGACGTCGAGGCGAGTTCGCGGAGGCTCCGGGACAAACTGTGA
- a CDS encoding MiaB/RimO family radical SAM methylthiotransferase, with product MTVFSVRNFGCRVNRAEAFSWSEKLQDGGFVEIDDWTRSDLILVNTCTLTGRADRDVRRFVRRAGRDNPEARIVVTGCLAERVPETFNDVPQVWMVLPNGAKEELADKILAEFPNPVPAAVPRVRRGRAVLKVQDGCDSRCAYCIIPSVRGPGRSLPLSDVLTSAADLAGRGYREVVLAGIHLASYGCDFDPPSSLVRLAEETARIPGVARVRLSSLDPRALNDDDIRRLADHPRICPHFHLSLQHASDAVLERMNRGRMSSRQAEILDLLRRLLPDAALGADFLVGFPGETDEEFEALYTFASASSLSYFHVFAFSPRTGTPAAAMSGPVSDAVKTERAARLRRLSGEKSRVFRERFGGCVRPGVVVGRRSGGAAVLTDNFIEVEVPSCSAALGDMVDIRVTQ from the coding sequence GTGACCGTTTTCTCCGTCCGGAATTTCGGCTGCCGCGTCAATCGCGCCGAGGCCTTTTCCTGGTCGGAGAAACTCCAGGACGGAGGGTTCGTCGAGATCGACGACTGGACCCGGAGCGATCTCATCCTGGTCAATACCTGCACCCTGACCGGCCGGGCCGATCGCGATGTGCGGCGGTTCGTCCGGCGGGCCGGCCGGGACAACCCCGAGGCCCGGATCGTCGTTACGGGTTGTCTGGCCGAACGGGTGCCCGAGACCTTCAACGACGTGCCCCAGGTCTGGATGGTCCTTCCGAACGGCGCCAAGGAGGAGCTGGCCGACAAAATCCTGGCTGAATTCCCCAACCCGGTGCCCGCGGCCGTTCCCCGCGTGCGGCGCGGCCGGGCGGTTTTGAAAGTCCAGGACGGCTGCGACAGCCGGTGCGCCTACTGCATCATTCCGTCCGTCCGGGGACCGGGCCGGAGCCTTCCGCTGAGCGACGTCCTGACCTCCGCTGCCGATCTGGCCGGCCGGGGATACCGCGAAGTTGTCCTGGCCGGGATTCACCTGGCCTCCTACGGGTGCGACTTCGATCCGCCGAGTTCGCTCGTCCGGCTGGCCGAAGAGACGGCCCGAATCCCGGGAGTGGCCCGCGTCCGCCTGAGCTCGCTCGATCCCCGCGCTCTCAACGACGACGATATCCGCCGGCTGGCCGATCATCCGCGGATCTGTCCCCACTTTCACCTCTCGCTCCAACACGCCTCAGACGCCGTTTTGGAGCGGATGAACCGCGGCCGGATGTCCTCACGACAGGCTGAAATTCTGGATTTGCTCCGCCGGCTCCTGCCCGACGCCGCCCTGGGCGCGGATTTTCTGGTCGGATTTCCGGGAGAGACCGACGAAGAGTTCGAGGCGCTTTATACCTTCGCCTCCGCATCGTCCCTTTCGTATTTCCATGTCTTCGCCTTTTCGCCGCGAACGGGGACTCCGGCGGCTGCGATGAGCGGGCCTGTTTCCGATGCCGTCAAGACTGAGCGGGCCGCCCGGCTCCGCCGCCTCTCCGGGGAAAAAAGCCGAGTCTTTCGGGAGAGGTTTGGAGGCTGCGTCCGGCCCGGGGTCGTTGTCGGCCGCCGGTCCGGCGGGGCCGCCGTCCTGACGGACAATTTCATCGAGGTCGAAGTCCCCTCATGTTCGGCCGCGCTGGGGGATATGGTCGATATCCGTGTGACCCAATGA
- the mutL gene encoding DNA mismatch repair endonuclease MutL, with translation MSRIRTLPPDLASKIAAGEVIERPVSVVKELVENALDAGATEVRVDLVHGGKSLIRVQDDGWGMDPEDAALCFRRHSTSKIFAEADLERISTLGFRGEALASISAVSRIVLRTNSGGPRGTMVEREGDKLVSISDTAFPRGTSVEVRDLFFNLPARRKFLRSDRAEIGLAARVMTQAALSRPGTRFVLTHGDREILNLPPVETLRERVYQLFGGESLEGLMEVDYTEDGARVTGFVSKPLAGRPGRPMQHLFINGRPVKDRILQAALSQAYRDILEKDRSPEAVLFLELPPEALDVNVHPAKAEIRFLDSQPVFRMILRAVEKAVIRETSVKDVPVLIERKTKPERMTSDDASPPLPGFGPDSAGGFVAEGFAGTWGAPPSRPGPRVLGQYLGLYIVAADEEGLLIIDQHNAHERVLFEKFREAEVRAGWPVKALLSPVLLELSPEQAQAFEDVRDDLATLGFRAEDMGGRSVALRDIPEILSPARSAEAFLALLDEAGPEKAEDRRERLLAGLACRAAVKAGETLTPEKTAYLVEELFKTDQPLLCPHGRPIVLRIERSRIDRGMGRPPR, from the coding sequence ATGAGCCGGATCCGCACCCTTCCGCCCGACCTGGCCAGCAAGATCGCCGCCGGAGAGGTCATCGAACGCCCGGTTTCCGTGGTCAAGGAGCTTGTGGAAAACGCGCTCGATGCCGGAGCGACGGAAGTCCGTGTCGATCTTGTCCATGGGGGAAAATCCCTCATCCGGGTTCAGGACGACGGCTGGGGCATGGATCCGGAAGATGCCGCCCTGTGTTTCCGACGGCACTCAACGAGCAAGATCTTCGCCGAGGCCGATCTCGAGCGCATCTCCACCCTGGGTTTTCGCGGCGAAGCCCTGGCCAGCATCTCCGCGGTCTCCCGCATCGTTCTCCGGACAAACAGCGGCGGTCCCCGCGGCACGATGGTCGAGCGCGAGGGCGACAAACTTGTTTCGATTTCGGACACGGCCTTCCCCCGGGGGACGAGCGTCGAGGTCCGGGACCTGTTCTTCAACCTCCCGGCCCGCCGCAAATTTCTCCGGTCGGATCGCGCCGAGATCGGACTGGCCGCCCGGGTCATGACTCAGGCCGCCCTTTCCCGTCCGGGAACGCGCTTCGTCCTGACCCACGGCGATCGCGAAATCCTGAACCTGCCGCCTGTCGAGACGCTCCGGGAGCGCGTCTATCAGCTTTTCGGCGGGGAGTCCCTTGAAGGCCTCATGGAGGTCGACTATACCGAAGACGGAGCCCGGGTGACGGGTTTCGTGTCCAAGCCTCTGGCCGGACGCCCCGGCCGGCCCATGCAGCATCTCTTCATCAACGGTCGCCCGGTCAAGGATCGCATCCTGCAGGCCGCCCTGAGTCAGGCCTACCGGGACATCCTGGAAAAGGACCGGTCACCCGAGGCCGTTCTCTTTCTCGAGCTTCCCCCCGAAGCTCTGGACGTCAATGTCCATCCGGCCAAGGCCGAAATCCGCTTTCTCGATTCCCAGCCGGTTTTCCGGATGATCCTCCGGGCCGTCGAAAAGGCCGTCATCCGGGAGACGTCCGTCAAAGACGTCCCCGTGCTCATCGAGCGCAAGACGAAGCCCGAACGGATGACGTCCGATGACGCCTCACCGCCGCTTCCCGGTTTCGGCCCGGACTCCGCGGGCGGATTCGTGGCTGAAGGATTCGCCGGGACCTGGGGCGCCCCGCCGTCGCGACCCGGACCCCGCGTTCTGGGTCAATATCTCGGCCTTTACATTGTGGCTGCGGACGAAGAGGGGCTTCTGATCATCGACCAGCACAACGCCCACGAAAGGGTTCTCTTCGAAAAATTCCGTGAGGCTGAAGTCCGGGCGGGCTGGCCGGTCAAAGCTCTTCTTTCACCGGTTCTTCTGGAGCTTTCGCCGGAGCAGGCCCAAGCTTTCGAGGACGTCCGGGACGATCTGGCCACGCTCGGATTCCGCGCCGAAGACATGGGCGGGAGATCCGTCGCCCTCAGGGACATTCCCGAAATCCTGTCTCCCGCCCGATCCGCGGAGGCCTTTCTCGCTCTTCTTGACGAGGCCGGTCCGGAAAAAGCCGAAGACAGGCGGGAACGTCTGCTGGCCGGGCTGGCCTGCCGGGCCGCGGTCAAGGCCGGAGAAACCCTGACCCCCGAAAAAACGGCCTATCTCGTCGAGGAGCTTTTCAAGACGGATCAGCCGCTTCTCTGCCCCCACGGACGCCCCATCGTCCTCCGGATCGAGCGTTCCCGCATCGACCGCGGCATGGGCCGCCCGCCGCGTTGA
- the pilB gene encoding type IV-A pilus assembly ATPase PilB: protein MASNLSEILLREKVVTADQLKLAADHQRKNGLSAASAMVHLGFISEQELAEVLSKHLGYPHIDLEQFEVYPEVVSLLSADVAKKYMVMPIHQIRSFLTLAMMDPTDLEVVEDIRFRTGLSIQPVIASESAIAAAIGRYYGTTDALRVKKILEDIELADETRINIVDERDEDYDVAELEQSSEEAPIITLVNQTFIDAIKRGASDVHFEPYEQEFRIRYRIDGDLYETVNLPMKFKNPVLSRVKILSNMDIAEKRLPQDGRIKMRVKLEGGKRKEVDMRVSSLPTMFGEKIVARILDKEMLKLDLTQLGFEQESYEAFDKSIHRPWGIILVSGPTGSGKTNTLYSAVSNLNTIDTNIMTAEDPVEFYLPGINQVQIKEEIGLTFAGVLRSFLRQDPDIMLVGEMRDHETVDIAIKAALTGHLVLSTVHTNDAPSTILRLINMDVEPFLIADSLVLVVAQRLVRKICRKCAEPDKVPDVALLDVGFKEEDIKDLELLKPKGCDYCNRTGYKGRTGLFEVMTVTEEIRELILSRAQSREIKKKAIEQGMLTLRQSGLAKIKEGITTIEEVVRESVRD from the coding sequence ATGGCTTCCAACCTGAGTGAAATCCTTCTGCGCGAAAAAGTTGTCACGGCCGATCAACTGAAACTAGCCGCCGATCACCAGAGAAAGAACGGCCTGTCCGCGGCCTCGGCCATGGTCCACTTGGGCTTCATCAGCGAACAGGAACTGGCCGAAGTCCTCAGCAAGCATCTCGGTTATCCCCACATCGATCTGGAGCAGTTCGAGGTTTATCCCGAAGTCGTCAGTCTCCTTTCGGCGGATGTGGCCAAGAAATACATGGTCATGCCCATCCACCAGATCCGATCCTTCCTGACCCTGGCCATGATGGACCCGACCGACCTCGAAGTCGTCGAGGACATCCGCTTCCGGACCGGGCTCAGCATCCAGCCCGTGATCGCCTCGGAATCGGCCATCGCCGCCGCCATCGGCCGGTACTACGGAACGACGGACGCCCTCCGGGTCAAGAAGATCCTCGAGGACATCGAGCTGGCCGACGAGACGCGCATCAACATCGTCGACGAGAGGGATGAGGATTACGATGTCGCCGAGCTCGAACAGTCGAGCGAGGAAGCCCCGATCATCACCCTGGTCAACCAGACCTTCATCGACGCCATCAAGCGGGGGGCGAGCGACGTCCACTTCGAACCCTACGAGCAGGAGTTCCGCATCCGCTACAGGATCGACGGCGACCTCTACGAGACGGTCAATCTGCCGATGAAGTTCAAAAACCCGGTCCTCTCCCGGGTCAAGATCCTGTCGAACATGGACATCGCCGAGAAGCGGCTGCCCCAGGACGGCCGGATCAAGATGAGGGTCAAGCTCGAGGGCGGCAAGAGGAAGGAAGTCGACATGCGGGTCTCCTCCCTGCCGACCATGTTCGGAGAGAAGATCGTCGCCCGTATTCTGGACAAGGAGATGCTCAAGCTCGACCTGACCCAGCTCGGCTTCGAACAGGAATCCTATGAGGCCTTCGACAAATCCATCCACCGGCCCTGGGGCATCATCCTGGTCAGCGGACCGACGGGAAGCGGCAAGACCAACACCCTCTATTCGGCCGTCTCCAACCTCAACACCATCGACACCAACATCATGACCGCCGAAGACCCGGTCGAATTCTATCTTCCCGGCATCAACCAGGTCCAGATCAAGGAGGAGATCGGGCTGACGTTTGCCGGCGTCCTGAGGTCGTTCCTGCGGCAGGACCCCGACATCATGCTGGTCGGCGAAATGCGGGACCACGAGACCGTGGACATCGCCATCAAGGCCGCCCTGACCGGCCACCTCGTGCTGTCCACCGTCCACACCAACGACGCGCCCAGCACCATCCTCCGCCTTATCAACATGGACGTCGAGCCCTTCCTCATCGCCGACTCCCTCGTCCTCGTCGTCGCCCAGCGGCTGGTCCGCAAGATCTGCAGGAAATGCGCCGAGCCGGACAAGGTCCCCGACGTCGCCCTCCTGGACGTCGGTTTCAAGGAGGAGGACATCAAGGATCTCGAACTCCTGAAACCCAAGGGCTGCGACTATTGCAACAGGACCGGATACAAGGGCCGGACCGGGCTGTTCGAGGTCATGACCGTGACCGAGGAAATCCGCGAACTCATCCTTTCCCGAGCCCAGTCCCGCGAGATCAAGAAAAAAGCCATTGAACAGGGCATGCTGACCCTCCGGCAGAGCGGTCTGGCCAAAATCAAGGAAGGAATCACCACCATCGAGGAAGTCGTCCGGGAAAGCGTCCGGGACTAG
- a CDS encoding type IV pilus twitching motility protein PilT, translated as MAKTMYELLKIAVEHDASDLHITTYIPPRMRIHGRLKNIDHSPLTATETKDLVYSILSDKQKRLFEERFEIDFSFGIKDMGRFRANVFMQKGAVAAAFRRFLPTMWSFSQLGIPHRIAQLCYLPRGLVLVTGPTGCGKSTTLACMMEHINSERDVHIVTIEDPIEYYLEPRKAIVNQRELHVDTQSYANALRSVLREDPDVVLVGEMRDLETVEATLRVAETGHLTFSTLHTNSAVESISRIIDIFPSQYQSQVRIMLSMSLEAVITQALLPRPDGKGRVLAMEILIPNTAVRNLIRENKIHQVYSAMQMGQEKFGMQTFNQSLAQLYFKRQITLETAMAVTSFPEELTDIIQRREADPTSQAAARRSSDQKR; from the coding sequence ATGGCCAAAACGATGTATGAGCTGCTGAAAATAGCCGTTGAGCACGATGCCAGCGACCTTCATATCACGACCTACATCCCGCCGCGGATGCGCATCCACGGGCGGCTGAAAAACATCGACCATTCGCCTCTCACGGCGACCGAAACCAAGGACCTCGTCTACAGCATCCTCTCGGACAAACAGAAGCGGCTGTTCGAGGAGAGGTTCGAAATCGACTTCTCCTTCGGCATCAAGGACATGGGCCGGTTCCGGGCCAACGTGTTTATGCAGAAGGGCGCCGTGGCCGCCGCCTTCCGCCGCTTTCTGCCCACCATGTGGAGCTTCAGCCAGCTCGGCATTCCCCACCGCATCGCCCAGCTCTGTTACCTGCCGCGGGGGCTGGTCCTGGTCACCGGTCCGACCGGCTGCGGCAAATCGACCACCCTGGCCTGCATGATGGAGCATATTAACTCCGAGCGGGACGTCCATATCGTGACCATCGAGGATCCGATCGAATACTATCTGGAGCCCCGGAAAGCCATCGTCAACCAGCGCGAACTCCACGTCGACACCCAGTCCTACGCCAACGCCCTGCGTTCGGTCCTGCGCGAAGACCCCGACGTCGTCCTGGTCGGCGAGATGCGAGACCTGGAGACCGTCGAGGCCACCCTCCGCGTCGCCGAGACAGGCCACCTGACATTCTCGACCCTCCACACGAACTCCGCCGTGGAGTCCATATCGCGCATCATCGACATCTTCCCCTCGCAATACCAGTCCCAGGTCCGGATCATGCTGTCCATGAGCCTCGAGGCCGTCATCACCCAGGCCCTCCTGCCGCGACCCGACGGCAAGGGGCGGGTTCTGGCCATGGAGATCCTCATCCCCAACACCGCCGTCCGGAACCTCATCCGGGAAAACAAGATCCACCAGGTCTATTCGGCCATGCAGATGGGCCAGGAAAAATTCGGCATGCAGACCTTCAACCAGTCCCTGGCCCAGCTCTATTTCAAGCGCCAGATCACGCTGGAAACAGCCATGGCCGTCACGTCGTTCCCCGAGGAACTGACCGACATCATTCAGAGGCGCGAGGCGGATCCGACCTCCCAGGCCGCGGCCCGCCGATCCTCCGACCAGAAGAGGTAA
- a CDS encoding type II secretion system F family protein, whose translation MAVYAWKGKNRFGDIVSGERMAESREELTRNLQKEQIAVISVAPKIALPSIPFLKREKVKLKELAIYSRQLSVLIDAELPLIQSLGILEEQQKNKYFKEVIKTVKEDVEAGSTLHQAKRKHPKAFDDLFCNLVASGEQSGSLDVMLRRLAEFIEKIVKLRSQVRQAMIYPSAIVSFAIIIAIFLLWKVIPVFTGIFQELGAELPMLTALVMKLSDFVQSYLIFVVLGIIAFVVGFRYFRKTPQGRWIVDRAILKIPVFGNLMEKVALSRMTRTLSTLISGGVPMLESMKITSSTAGNVLLESQLLEARRLVSEGKSLTESLKEAGRFPLMMTQMINVGEATGSLDDMLAKLANFYDEEVEAAVNALLSILEPVMLIFVGGIVGTLIISMYLPIFSMLSQF comes from the coding sequence ATGGCCGTCTACGCATGGAAAGGCAAAAACCGCTTCGGAGACATTGTGTCCGGCGAGCGCATGGCCGAATCCCGCGAAGAGCTGACCCGGAACCTCCAGAAGGAACAGATCGCGGTCATCTCGGTCGCGCCGAAAATCGCCCTGCCGTCCATCCCCTTCCTCAAGCGCGAAAAGGTCAAGCTCAAGGAGCTTGCGATCTACAGCCGCCAGCTTTCCGTCCTCATCGACGCCGAGTTGCCGCTCATCCAGAGTCTGGGCATTCTGGAGGAACAGCAGAAAAACAAGTATTTCAAGGAAGTCATCAAAACGGTCAAGGAAGACGTCGAGGCCGGATCGACCCTCCACCAGGCCAAGCGCAAGCACCCCAAGGCCTTCGATGACCTGTTCTGTAACCTGGTCGCTTCCGGCGAACAGAGCGGATCGCTCGATGTCATGCTCAGGCGGCTGGCCGAGTTCATCGAGAAGATCGTCAAGCTGCGCTCCCAGGTCCGCCAGGCCATGATCTATCCCTCAGCTATCGTGAGTTTCGCAATCATCATCGCGATCTTCCTCCTTTGGAAGGTCATCCCGGTCTTTACCGGAATTTTTCAAGAATTGGGCGCCGAACTGCCGATGCTCACGGCTTTGGTCATGAAGCTTTCGGATTTCGTCCAGAGCTACCTCATTTTTGTCGTGCTGGGCATCATTGCCTTTGTTGTGGGGTTCCGATATTTCCGGAAAACGCCCCAGGGCCGCTGGATTGTCGACCGGGCCATTTTAAAAATACCGGTTTTCGGCAATCTCATGGAAAAAGTCGCCCTGTCCCGCATGACCCGGACGCTGAGCACGCTGATTTCGGGCGGTGTGCCCATGCTGGAGAGCATGAAGATCACATCGTCGACCGCCGGCAATGTTCTTCTTGAAAGCCAGCTTCTCGAAGCCCGGAGGCTTGTTTCCGAGGGCAAGAGCCTGACGGAGTCACTCAAGGAAGCCGGGCGCTTTCCCCTGATGATGACCCAGATGATCAACGTCGGGGAAGCCACGGGTTCCTTGGACGACATGCTGGCCAAGCTGGCCAATTTCTACGACGAAGAGGTCGAGGCGGCCGTCAATGCGCTTCTCTCGATCCTGGAGCCGGTCATGCTCATTTTCGTCGGCGGCATCGTCGGCACGCTCATTATCTCCATGTATCTTCCGATTTTCAGCATGCTGTCACAATTCTGA
- a CDS encoding ATP-binding protein, whose amino-acid sequence MTEAKRASGGVERNYLLWYIIVRGVVLTTVLVSTVVIQLAAPDIIPIMPIYLLVGAGYILSAFYFALYHWRKLFHVQAALQIIFDLLLITGFVYISGGIASSTYFLYIFVVIAAGLVVSGRMAYLAAALAAVFFGLLVDGMYFGLIPYFRPEQATDLSFGSVLFSILLAWAVFFLIAFLVSVLSRNLRRAQADLALAEKELLIKERLAEAGRMAAGVAHEIRNPLAAISGAVQFLASDLVLEPDKRELMDIVVKESHRVSKTIDQFMDFAAPPTEVFVDFNLNDIVEETLKMLRAAGDLNGGIRVEGNHDGPRMDFYGNPSQFKQIFWNLAKNAVRAMPGGGTLTVDFLQPERDRIGIRFADTGHGMSKKDKAHLYQSFYSGFDRGRGLGLATVRRIVDDYDGRIDIHSEENEGTEVTITLPVRKA is encoded by the coding sequence ATGACGGAGGCAAAACGGGCGTCCGGAGGCGTAGAGAGGAACTATCTCCTCTGGTACATCATCGTCCGGGGGGTCGTTCTGACCACGGTCCTGGTTTCGACCGTCGTCATTCAACTGGCCGCGCCCGACATCATCCCCATCATGCCGATCTACCTCCTGGTCGGCGCAGGATACATCCTCTCGGCCTTCTATTTCGCCCTGTATCACTGGAGAAAACTGTTCCATGTCCAGGCCGCCCTCCAGATTATCTTCGATCTTCTGCTTATCACGGGATTCGTCTACATCTCAGGCGGGATCGCAAGTTCCACCTATTTTCTCTACATCTTCGTCGTCATCGCCGCCGGCCTGGTCGTGTCGGGCCGTATGGCCTATCTCGCCGCGGCCCTCGCCGCCGTCTTCTTCGGCCTTCTCGTCGACGGCATGTATTTCGGCCTCATTCCCTATTTCCGCCCCGAGCAGGCCACGGATCTGTCCTTTGGGTCCGTTCTGTTCAGCATCCTCCTGGCCTGGGCGGTCTTTTTCCTGATCGCCTTTCTCGTCAGCGTATTGTCGAGAAATCTGCGCCGGGCGCAGGCCGATCTCGCTCTTGCGGAAAAGGAGCTTCTCATCAAGGAGAGGCTGGCCGAGGCAGGCCGCATGGCCGCGGGCGTGGCCCACGAGATCCGAAACCCCCTGGCCGCAATCTCCGGCGCCGTCCAGTTCTTGGCCTCCGACCTGGTCCTGGAGCCTGACAAGCGGGAACTCATGGACATCGTCGTCAAGGAGTCGCACCGCGTATCGAAAACGATCGACCAGTTCATGGATTTCGCGGCGCCGCCCACGGAGGTCTTCGTCGATTTCAACCTGAACGACATTGTCGAAGAGACGCTCAAGATGCTCCGGGCCGCCGGAGACCTGAACGGCGGCATCCGGGTCGAAGGAAATCACGACGGTCCACGTATGGACTTTTACGGAAATCCCAGCCAGTTCAAGCAGATTTTCTGGAATCTGGCCAAAAACGCCGTCCGGGCCATGCCCGGGGGCGGCACCCTGACCGTGGATTTTCTTCAGCCGGAACGCGACCGCATCGGCATCCGCTTCGCCGACACCGGACACGGCATGTCCAAGAAGGACAAGGCCCATCTCTATCAGTCCTTCTATTCCGGTTTCGACCGGGGGCGCGGCCTGGGCCTGGCCACGGTCCGCCGCATCGTCGATGACTACGACGGCCGGATCGACATCCATTCCGAAGAAAACGAGGGCACCGAGGTTACGATCACGTTGCCTGTGAGGAAGGCCTAG